One window from the genome of Ramlibacter henchirensis encodes:
- a CDS encoding SWIB/MDM2 domain-containing protein has protein sequence MATAKKAAAKKAPAKKAAAKKAPAKKAAAKKAPAKKAAPAKKAAAKKAAPAKKAAAKKAPAKKRTPNAAFMKPLTPSPQLAAVVGNQPMPRTEVVSKLWAYIKKNKLQDTNNKRMVNADPKLKEIFGKNQVSMFEMAGLIGKHVK, from the coding sequence ATGGCAACTGCGAAGAAAGCGGCAGCGAAGAAAGCTCCCGCCAAGAAGGCCGCGGCGAAGAAGGCTCCGGCCAAGAAGGCCGCCGCCAAGAAGGCGCCGGCGAAGAAGGCCGCTCCGGCCAAGAAGGCCGCCGCGAAGAAGGCTGCTCCGGCGAAGAAGGCCGCCGCCAAGAAGGCGCCCGCCAAGAAGCGCACCCCGAACGCGGCGTTCATGAAGCCGCTGACCCCCAGCCCCCAGCTGGCCGCGGTCGTGGGCAACCAGCCGATGCCCCGCACCGAAGTGGTCAGCAAGCTGTGGGCCTACATCAAGAAGAACAAGCTGCAGGACACCAACAACAAGCGCATGGTCAACGCAGACCCCAAGCTGAAGGAAATCTTCGGCAAGAACCAGGTCTCGATGTTCGAGATGGCTGGCCTGATCGGCAAGCACGTGAAGTAA
- the aceA gene encoding isocitrate lyase — MSREQQIAQLEKDWAENPRWKGIKRGYSAADVVRLRGSLQIEHTLAKRGSEKLWNLINTEPFVNSLGALTGNQAMQQVKAGLKAIYLSGWQVAGDANSNGEMYPDQSLYSVDSVPKVVRRINSTFQRADQIQWSEGKGPGDEGYIDYFAPIVADAEAGFGGVLNAFELMKAMIEAGAAGVHFEDQLAAAKKCGHMGGKVLVPTREAVSKLVAARLAADVMGTPTVLLARTDAEAADLVTSDVDENDKPFFTGERTVEGFYRTRNGVEQAISRGLAYAEYADLIWCETGTPDLAFAKQFADAIHAKFPGKLLAYNCSPSFNWKKNLDDATIAKFQKELGAMGYKFQFITLAGFHSLNYSMFNLAYGYARNQMSAFVELQQAEFAAAEKGFTAVKHQREVGTGYFDAVTTTIEKEASTAALKGSTEDAQFFDEKKAA, encoded by the coding sequence CTGAGCCGCGAGCAGCAGATCGCGCAACTGGAAAAGGACTGGGCCGAGAACCCGCGCTGGAAAGGCATCAAGCGCGGCTACAGCGCCGCCGACGTGGTGCGGCTGCGCGGGTCGCTGCAGATCGAGCACACACTGGCCAAGCGCGGTTCCGAGAAGCTGTGGAACCTGATCAACACCGAACCCTTCGTGAACTCGCTCGGCGCGCTCACCGGCAACCAGGCGATGCAGCAGGTCAAGGCCGGCCTCAAGGCCATCTATCTCTCGGGCTGGCAGGTGGCCGGCGACGCCAACAGCAACGGCGAGATGTACCCGGACCAATCGCTGTACTCGGTCGATTCCGTGCCGAAGGTCGTCCGCCGCATCAACAGCACCTTCCAGCGCGCCGACCAGATCCAGTGGAGCGAGGGCAAGGGCCCCGGAGACGAGGGCTACATCGACTACTTCGCGCCCATCGTGGCCGATGCGGAAGCGGGCTTCGGTGGCGTGCTCAACGCCTTCGAGCTGATGAAGGCCATGATCGAAGCGGGGGCAGCCGGCGTGCACTTCGAGGACCAGCTGGCGGCCGCCAAGAAATGCGGCCACATGGGCGGCAAGGTGCTGGTGCCCACGCGTGAAGCGGTGTCCAAGCTGGTGGCGGCGCGCCTTGCCGCCGACGTGATGGGCACGCCCACCGTGCTGCTGGCCCGCACGGACGCCGAAGCCGCCGACCTGGTGACCAGCGACGTGGACGAGAACGACAAGCCGTTCTTCACCGGCGAGCGGACCGTGGAAGGCTTCTACCGCACCCGCAACGGAGTGGAGCAGGCGATCAGCCGCGGCCTCGCCTACGCCGAGTACGCCGACCTGATCTGGTGCGAAACCGGCACGCCCGACCTCGCCTTCGCCAAGCAGTTCGCCGATGCCATCCACGCGAAGTTCCCGGGCAAGCTGCTGGCCTACAACTGCTCGCCCTCGTTCAACTGGAAGAAGAACCTGGACGACGCCACCATCGCCAAGTTCCAGAAGGAGTTGGGCGCGATGGGCTACAAGTTCCAGTTCATCACGCTGGCCGGCTTCCACAGCCTGAACTACTCGATGTTCAACCTGGCCTACGGCTACGCGCGCAACCAGATGAGCGCTTTCGTCGAACTGCAGCAGGCCGAATTCGCCGCCGCCGAGAAGGGCTTCACGGCCGTCAAGCACCAGCGCGAGGTGGGCACCGGCTACTTCGACGCGGTGACCACGACGATCGAGAAGGAAGCTTCCACGGCCGCGCTGAAGGGATCCACGGAGGACGCGCAGTTCTTCGACGAGAAGAAGGCCGCCTGA
- a CDS encoding CHASE domain-containing protein: MPRPHRLWVAPLLVLLLALMVTAVLLFYVTRSIEQRDRAAFEADAVRTTDAIRERLDTTITLLHGTAGLFAAQGEVSREQFRDYVAQLRLRERYPGIQGIGFSARVGPGAPGEVVARARDDDDEQVRVWPMGAREEYHAIVFLEPMDERNQAAIGYDMFTEPTRREAMSRARDNGAAAASGKVILVQEIDESKQAGFLIYLPVYRDGSVPDTLEGRRRELQGFVYAPLRVGDLLTGVRGTGLQQIDFELYDGSEARPHALMQSTREKARSAAAHSSARQLDVAGRRWLLVMSSRPDFESLSHRRLVPWLVAVSLAASVLLAWITLVQARARRAAERASAQRRANELALHASEEQARQRAEQLEELYARQRESDQRKDEFLAVLAHELRNPLAPIRNSLEILQRGPDPGLAQRARDIAQRQLLHMVRLVDDLLDVSRISRGKIALKRERVRVAEVVDAAVETSRTLVEQRRHELLVSPVDGELHLDCDPTRVAQILTNLLNNAAHYTPEGGRIEVGAWADGPAVRMRVKDTGVGLTPEQLRQVFELFVQVDRNAKGGGLGIGLSLAARLAELHGGRIEAASEGLGRGAEFVLVLPRERAAAAGPRTGG; encoded by the coding sequence GTGCCTCGTCCGCACCGCCTCTGGGTGGCGCCGCTGCTCGTCCTGCTGCTGGCCCTGATGGTCACGGCCGTCCTGCTGTTCTACGTGACCAGGTCGATCGAGCAGCGGGACCGTGCCGCCTTCGAAGCCGATGCCGTTCGCACCACGGACGCGATCCGCGAGCGCCTGGACACCACGATCACGCTGCTGCACGGCACGGCCGGCCTGTTCGCGGCGCAGGGCGAGGTCAGCCGCGAGCAGTTCCGTGACTACGTGGCGCAGTTGCGCTTGCGCGAGCGGTATCCCGGCATCCAGGGTATCGGCTTCTCGGCGCGCGTCGGCCCGGGCGCGCCCGGCGAAGTGGTCGCCCGCGCCCGTGATGATGACGACGAGCAGGTGCGCGTCTGGCCGATGGGCGCGCGCGAGGAATACCACGCGATCGTCTTCCTCGAGCCGATGGACGAGCGCAACCAGGCGGCCATCGGCTACGACATGTTCACCGAGCCGACCCGGCGCGAGGCGATGAGCCGTGCGCGCGACAACGGGGCCGCCGCGGCTTCGGGCAAGGTGATCCTGGTCCAGGAGATCGACGAGAGCAAGCAGGCCGGTTTCCTGATCTACCTGCCGGTCTACCGTGACGGCAGCGTGCCGGACACGCTGGAGGGGCGCAGGCGCGAACTGCAGGGCTTCGTCTATGCGCCCCTGCGGGTGGGCGACCTGCTCACCGGGGTTCGCGGCACGGGTCTGCAGCAGATCGACTTCGAGTTGTACGACGGCAGTGAGGCGCGGCCGCACGCGCTGATGCAGTCCACGCGCGAGAAGGCGCGCAGCGCGGCGGCGCACTCGAGCGCCCGGCAGTTGGACGTCGCCGGGCGCCGCTGGTTGCTGGTGATGAGCAGCCGGCCCGACTTCGAGTCGCTTTCGCACCGGCGGCTGGTCCCTTGGCTGGTCGCGGTGTCGCTCGCCGCCAGCGTGCTGCTGGCGTGGATCACGCTGGTGCAGGCACGCGCGCGGCGCGCGGCGGAGCGGGCCTCCGCCCAGCGTCGGGCCAACGAGCTGGCGCTGCACGCCAGCGAGGAGCAGGCGCGGCAAAGGGCCGAGCAACTGGAGGAGCTGTATGCGCGGCAGCGCGAAAGCGACCAGCGCAAGGACGAGTTCCTGGCCGTGCTGGCGCACGAACTGCGCAACCCGCTGGCGCCGATCCGCAATTCCCTGGAGATCCTTCAGCGAGGGCCCGACCCCGGCCTCGCCCAGCGGGCCCGCGACATCGCGCAACGCCAGCTGCTGCACATGGTGCGGCTGGTCGACGACCTGCTGGATGTCTCGCGCATCTCGCGCGGCAAGATCGCGCTGAAGCGGGAGCGGGTCCGCGTGGCCGAGGTGGTCGATGCCGCGGTGGAGACGAGCCGGACGCTGGTCGAACAGCGCCGGCACGAGCTCCTGGTGTCGCCCGTGGACGGCGAACTCCATCTCGATTGCGACCCGACACGGGTGGCCCAGATCCTCACCAACCTGCTGAACAACGCCGCCCACTACACGCCGGAGGGCGGCCGCATCGAAGTCGGCGCGTGGGCGGACGGTCCTGCCGTGCGCATGCGCGTGAAGGACACCGGCGTCGGGCTCACGCCCGAGCAATTGCGCCAGGTGTTCGAGCTGTTCGTGCAGGTGGACCGCAATGCGAAGGGCGGCGGGTTGGGCATCGGCCTGAGCCTGGCCGCCCGGCTCGCGGAACTGCACGGCGGGCGCATCGAAGCGGCCAGCGAGGGCCTCGGCCGCGGGGCGGAGTTCGTGCTGGTCCTGCCGCGGGAGCGCGCGGCCGCTGCGGGTCCGCGGACGGGCGGTTAG
- a CDS encoding Lrp/AsnC family transcriptional regulator: MPTEISEIDAYDGRILAELQQDARISMAELGRRVHLSQPAVTERVRKLELQGVIKGYRAVVDYQRLGYGIRAIVRVGRVEYARVVKLIEHTPEVINAFNVTGEDSWILEIAVIDVEHLDAVVTRFCLLTETSTSIVLNMPRENAGVLPARRENIKPAIRKVTGR, from the coding sequence ATGCCCACCGAAATTTCCGAAATCGACGCCTACGACGGCCGCATCCTGGCCGAATTGCAGCAGGACGCCCGAATCAGCATGGCGGAACTCGGCCGCCGGGTGCATCTGAGCCAGCCGGCGGTGACGGAGCGCGTGCGCAAGCTGGAGCTGCAGGGCGTGATCAAGGGCTATCGCGCCGTGGTGGACTACCAGCGCCTGGGCTACGGCATCCGCGCGATCGTGCGCGTGGGGCGGGTGGAGTACGCCCGAGTGGTGAAGCTGATCGAGCACACGCCGGAGGTGATCAATGCCTTCAACGTCACCGGCGAGGACAGCTGGATCCTGGAGATCGCGGTCATCGACGTCGAGCACCTCGATGCCGTGGTCACGCGCTTCTGCCTCCTCACCGAAACTTCCACATCGATCGTGCTGAACATGCCGCGCGAGAACGCGGGCGTGCTGCCGGCGCGCCGGGAGAACATCAAGCCGGCGATCCGGAAAGTGACCGGAAGGTGA
- a CDS encoding DMT family transporter: protein MTPALPRWLACACLALSMSLVGSYVALSKPLVAAIPVFLLAWLRFGIGALAMLHWLPRPSNERPLQAGTRRLLFLESFLGNFLFSICMLFGVSMTSAVSAGVIMASIPAVVAVMSWAFLRERVAPRVWAAVACAVGGIALLAFGKPPGETGDTAWLGNVLVFGAVLCEAAYAVIGKKLTGALGPRRISAIVNLWGLLLVTPFGLWQATSFDFSALTAPTWLLLLFYSLAASVWSVWLWMTGLRHLPAALGGVFTVMLPVSAALVGVLVLGEPFGGLQAAAFALALAGVLLATLPSGSADGR, encoded by the coding sequence GTGACGCCTGCCCTGCCCCGCTGGCTTGCCTGCGCCTGTCTCGCCCTCAGCATGTCGCTGGTGGGCAGCTACGTCGCGCTGTCCAAGCCGCTGGTGGCCGCGATCCCGGTGTTCCTGCTGGCGTGGCTGCGTTTCGGCATCGGCGCCCTGGCCATGCTGCACTGGCTGCCCAGGCCCTCGAACGAGCGGCCGCTCCAGGCCGGCACCAGGCGCCTGCTGTTTCTCGAGTCCTTCCTGGGCAACTTCCTGTTCTCGATCTGCATGCTGTTCGGCGTCAGCATGACGAGCGCCGTGTCGGCGGGCGTGATCATGGCCTCGATCCCCGCCGTGGTCGCGGTGATGAGCTGGGCTTTCCTGCGGGAACGGGTGGCGCCGCGCGTGTGGGCTGCGGTCGCGTGCGCCGTTGGTGGCATCGCGCTTCTCGCGTTCGGGAAGCCGCCCGGCGAGACGGGCGACACGGCCTGGCTGGGCAACGTGCTGGTGTTCGGCGCCGTGCTCTGCGAGGCGGCCTACGCGGTGATCGGCAAGAAGCTCACCGGCGCGCTGGGGCCGCGGCGCATCAGCGCGATCGTCAACCTCTGGGGCCTGCTGCTGGTCACGCCGTTCGGCCTGTGGCAGGCCACTTCGTTCGACTTCTCGGCGCTGACCGCGCCGACCTGGCTGCTGCTCCTGTTCTACTCGCTGGCCGCGAGCGTGTGGAGCGTGTGGCTGTGGATGACCGGACTGCGGCACCTGCCCGCGGCGCTGGGTGGCGTGTTCACGGTGATGCTCCCGGTGTCGGCTGCGCTCGTGGGCGTGCTGGTGCTGGGCGAGCCGTTCGGCGGCTTGCAGGCGGCGGCGTTCGCACTTGCGCTGGCCGGCGTGCTGCTCGCGACCCTGCCGTCCGGGTCAGCGGACGGCCGCTGA
- a CDS encoding thiamine pyrophosphate-binding protein, giving the protein MPTERAPSIAGHLIVECLVAQGVTHAFGVPGESYLAVLDGFHAFRDRIQFVINRQEGGAAFMAEAAGKLTGRPGVCFVTRGPGATNASIGVHTAFQDSTPMVLFVGDVASDQRDREAFQEVEYTSFFGPSTKGMAKRVERIDSPDRIPEYIARAFATAMNGRPGPVVLVLPEDMLVQTTTAAPLPRVEPAEAWADPGSLRKLREILLAAQKPLVIAGGGGWTPQAAQALQRFAENWKLPVGNAFRFQDTFDNHHPLYAGDVGIGVSPKLAARIRESDLVLAIGPRLGEMTTSGYTLLQPPRSKQKLVHIHASAEELNRVYQADLAINATMNAAARSLEVLTAPTELPWQAWTEAVHADYEANLVPQKLPGDIDMPAIVALLQKHLPADTVLTNGAGNFASWVHRFFRHHGLAKGFKTQAAPTSGAMGYGVPAGIAANLLTGRTAFTIAGDGDFLMNGQELATAAQFGGKSIVVLLNNGMYGTIRMHQEREYPGNVHGTHLANPDFAALARAYGYAGVRITKTAQFEPELLAALERKQGTLIEVMLDPEVLTTRGTLSALREAALKKK; this is encoded by the coding sequence ATGCCCACGGAACGCGCTCCCAGCATCGCCGGCCACCTGATCGTCGAATGCCTCGTCGCACAAGGCGTCACCCACGCTTTCGGCGTGCCCGGCGAGAGCTACCTGGCGGTGCTCGACGGCTTCCACGCCTTCCGGGACCGCATCCAGTTCGTCATCAACCGGCAGGAAGGCGGCGCGGCCTTCATGGCCGAGGCGGCGGGCAAGCTCACCGGGCGGCCGGGCGTGTGCTTCGTGACGCGCGGGCCGGGCGCCACCAACGCGTCCATCGGCGTGCACACCGCGTTCCAGGACTCGACGCCGATGGTGCTGTTCGTGGGCGACGTGGCCTCGGACCAGCGCGACCGCGAGGCCTTCCAGGAGGTCGAATACACCAGCTTCTTCGGCCCCAGCACCAAGGGAATGGCCAAGCGGGTCGAGCGCATCGACTCGCCCGACCGCATCCCCGAATACATCGCGCGCGCCTTCGCTACCGCGATGAACGGACGTCCGGGCCCGGTCGTGCTGGTCCTGCCCGAGGACATGCTGGTCCAGACCACCACGGCCGCGCCGCTGCCGCGGGTGGAGCCGGCCGAAGCCTGGGCCGACCCGGGTTCGCTGCGCAAGCTGCGCGAGATCCTGCTGGCAGCGCAGAAGCCTTTGGTGATTGCCGGCGGGGGCGGCTGGACCCCGCAGGCGGCGCAGGCGCTGCAACGCTTTGCCGAGAACTGGAAGCTGCCGGTGGGCAATGCCTTCCGCTTCCAGGACACGTTCGACAACCACCACCCGCTGTACGCCGGCGACGTGGGCATCGGCGTCAGCCCGAAGCTGGCCGCGCGCATCCGTGAGAGCGACCTGGTCCTGGCGATCGGCCCCCGGCTGGGCGAGATGACGACCAGCGGCTACACGCTGCTGCAGCCGCCCCGGTCGAAGCAGAAGCTGGTGCACATCCACGCCAGCGCGGAGGAGCTGAACCGCGTCTACCAGGCCGACCTGGCGATCAACGCCACCATGAACGCGGCCGCGCGTTCACTCGAAGTGCTGACCGCGCCGACCGAGCTGCCGTGGCAGGCCTGGACCGAGGCCGTGCACGCCGACTACGAGGCCAACCTGGTTCCGCAGAAGCTGCCGGGCGACATCGACATGCCCGCCATCGTGGCGCTGCTGCAGAAGCATCTGCCGGCGGACACGGTGCTGACCAACGGCGCCGGCAACTTCGCCAGCTGGGTGCACCGCTTCTTCCGCCACCACGGCCTGGCCAAGGGGTTCAAGACGCAGGCGGCGCCGACGTCGGGCGCGATGGGCTACGGCGTGCCGGCGGGCATCGCGGCCAACCTGCTCACGGGCCGCACCGCCTTCACCATCGCCGGCGACGGCGACTTCCTGATGAACGGGCAGGAGCTGGCCACGGCGGCGCAGTTCGGCGGCAAGAGCATCGTGGTCCTCCTGAACAACGGCATGTACGGAACGATCCGCATGCACCAGGAGCGCGAGTACCCCGGCAACGTGCACGGCACCCATCTGGCCAATCCGGACTTCGCCGCTCTCGCACGTGCCTACGGCTACGCGGGCGTGCGCATCACGAAGACGGCGCAATTCGAGCCGGAGCTGCTGGCGGCACTGGAGCGCAAGCAGGGCACGCTGATCGAGGTGATGCTGGATCCGGAGGTGCTCACCACGCGCGGCACGCTCAGCGCGCTCCGCGAGGCGGCGCTCAAGAAGAAGTAA
- the yedA gene encoding drug/metabolite exporter YedA — translation MSIPSTTLAPPPPARNLVVPALLACYLVWGSTYLAIRWALESFPPFFQMGTRFLCAGVLLLAWVMVRGGRWPSALQWRNAALIGTLMLGAGMGLTASAEQHVGSGLVAAFIAVVPMLVCLWGLLFGQKPGRLELAGMVVGLAGVLLLVRGASFGASPAAIACITAATLAWSLGSVLSTTRWPLAPGAAGFASEMLCGGVALMLVSLALGERPRWPPQPLAAAAWLYLVVAGSLVAFSAYLYLLAHASPALATSYAFVNPVIALLLGVTLAGEAVSGAEWAACAVILTGVVLIFRGKSEQSSR, via the coding sequence ATGAGCATCCCGTCCACCACCCTCGCCCCGCCCCCTCCCGCCCGCAACCTGGTCGTGCCGGCCCTGCTCGCCTGCTACCTGGTGTGGGGCTCCACCTACCTGGCGATCCGCTGGGCGCTGGAGAGCTTTCCGCCGTTCTTCCAGATGGGCACGCGGTTCCTCTGCGCCGGCGTGCTGTTGCTGGCCTGGGTCATGGTGCGGGGCGGCCGCTGGCCCAGCGCGCTCCAGTGGCGCAATGCGGCGCTCATCGGCACGCTCATGCTGGGCGCCGGGATGGGCCTGACGGCCAGCGCGGAGCAGCACGTCGGCTCCGGCCTGGTCGCGGCCTTCATCGCCGTGGTGCCGATGCTGGTCTGCCTCTGGGGCCTGCTGTTCGGCCAGAAGCCCGGTCGGCTCGAGCTCGCCGGCATGGTGGTGGGACTGGCCGGCGTGCTGCTGCTGGTCCGCGGAGCCAGCTTCGGGGCCTCGCCGGCGGCCATCGCCTGCATCACGGCAGCCACGCTGGCGTGGTCGCTGGGGTCCGTGCTCTCCACCACACGCTGGCCGCTGGCGCCCGGCGCGGCGGGATTCGCCAGCGAGATGCTGTGCGGGGGCGTGGCCTTGATGCTGGTCTCCCTGGCGCTGGGCGAACGCCCGCGGTGGCCGCCGCAGCCGCTGGCGGCGGCCGCCTGGCTGTACCTGGTCGTGGCCGGATCGCTGGTGGCGTTCAGCGCCTACCTGTACCTGCTGGCCCACGCGTCCCCCGCGCTCGCCACGAGCTACGCCTTCGTCAACCCGGTGATCGCGCTGCTGCTGGGCGTGACGCTCGCCGGCGAGGCGGTGAGCGGCGCCGAATGGGCCGCCTGCGCCGTCATCCTCACGGGGGTGGTGCTGATCTTCAGAGGCAAGAGCGAGCAGTCCTCGCGCTGA